In Haloterrigena turkmenica DSM 5511, a single genomic region encodes these proteins:
- a CDS encoding aminotransferase class I/II-fold pyridoxal phosphate-dependent enzyme, whose amino-acid sequence MEDRGFDLEGRLDDLEDADLKRTLSPVDRVAERGYFAPPSGSELPVLDSTEALVFASNNYLGLTDDQRVENAARQAAATVGTGAGASRLVTGDTMVHRDLERQLAETKGAERALAFSSGYAANVGTITALEPDVIFSDEYNHASIIDGCRLADAETVVYDHCDAADLRSKLEERADRDGASEESWLLVTDSVFSMDGTVAPLEAICNAAEAHGAWVMVDEAHATGLYANGGGVVQAEGLADRIHIQLGTLSKALASQGGYVAGSEDLIECLVNDARSFVFSTGLAPPAAAAASEALHIARHSDVRERLWENVAHLRDGLESMGLEVLGDSQILPVIVGDRTDALALAEGVRERDVVAPAIRPPTVPEGTSRIRVAPMATHDRDDIVACLEAFRATGDELGLL is encoded by the coding sequence ATGGAAGATCGCGGGTTCGACCTCGAGGGCCGACTCGACGACCTCGAGGACGCCGATCTGAAACGCACGCTGTCGCCCGTCGACCGGGTCGCCGAGCGGGGCTATTTCGCCCCGCCCTCGGGGAGCGAGCTACCGGTTCTCGACTCGACCGAAGCGCTGGTCTTTGCCTCGAACAATTACCTGGGGCTGACCGACGATCAGCGCGTCGAGAACGCCGCCCGACAGGCCGCCGCGACCGTCGGCACGGGCGCCGGTGCGAGTCGGCTGGTGACCGGCGATACGATGGTCCACCGGGACCTCGAGCGCCAGCTCGCCGAGACGAAAGGCGCCGAGCGCGCGCTCGCCTTCTCCTCGGGGTACGCCGCCAACGTCGGGACGATCACGGCCCTCGAGCCGGACGTGATCTTCTCCGACGAGTACAACCACGCGAGCATCATCGACGGCTGTCGGCTCGCGGACGCCGAGACGGTCGTCTACGACCACTGCGACGCCGCGGACCTGCGATCGAAACTCGAGGAGCGGGCCGACCGCGACGGCGCGAGCGAGGAGTCATGGCTGCTCGTCACCGACTCCGTGTTCAGCATGGACGGCACCGTCGCGCCTCTCGAAGCAATCTGCAACGCCGCCGAGGCCCACGGCGCGTGGGTGATGGTCGACGAGGCCCACGCGACCGGGCTCTACGCCAACGGCGGCGGGGTCGTCCAGGCGGAGGGTCTCGCGGATCGCATCCACATCCAGTTGGGGACGCTCTCGAAGGCGCTGGCGAGTCAGGGCGGCTACGTCGCGGGCAGCGAGGACCTGATCGAGTGTCTCGTCAACGACGCCCGCTCGTTCGTCTTCTCGACCGGCCTCGCACCGCCGGCCGCCGCCGCCGCCAGCGAGGCGCTACACATCGCTCGCCATAGCGACGTCCGCGAACGACTCTGGGAGAACGTCGCCCATCTCCGGGACGGCCTCGAGTCGATGGGCCTGGAGGTACTGGGCGACTCGCAGATCCTCCCCGTCATCGTCGGCGATCGAACCGATGCGCTCGCGCTCGCGGAGGGCGTGCGAGAACGAGACGTCGTCGCGCCCGCGATCAGGCCCCCCACCGTCCCCGAGGGGACCAGCCGCATCCGTGTCGCTCCGATGGCGACCCACGACCGCGACGACATCGTCGCCTGCCTCGAGGCGTTTCGGGCGACCGGGGACGAACTCGGACTCCTATGA
- the bioD gene encoding dethiobiotin synthase, translating into MTDPIAVVGTGTGIGKTVVTAGITRWFRERGVDTRAIKPAQTGHPPDDDAAFVADACGDSEAATCPRYLEPALAPRVAAEVDDAELSYDEIRTACEDAVAETRAPIVEGIGGLRVPLAGDREVIDLVADLEATAVVVTRSGLGTLNHTALSIEALERRGVDIAGIVCNEYAGATVAERTNPAELERMTGYSVETVPPLDGESPAALAAGVSDALSTSFLEGLSSAGD; encoded by the coding sequence ATGACCGACCCCATCGCAGTCGTCGGCACCGGAACCGGAATCGGAAAGACCGTCGTCACCGCGGGGATCACCCGCTGGTTTCGCGAGCGAGGCGTCGACACCCGAGCGATCAAACCCGCCCAGACGGGGCATCCGCCGGACGACGACGCTGCGTTCGTCGCCGACGCCTGTGGGGACTCGGAGGCGGCGACCTGTCCCCGCTATCTCGAGCCCGCGCTGGCGCCGCGCGTGGCCGCCGAGGTGGACGATGCGGAACTCTCCTACGACGAAATTCGAACGGCCTGCGAGGACGCCGTCGCCGAGACGCGCGCGCCGATCGTCGAGGGGATCGGCGGCCTCCGCGTCCCGCTGGCCGGCGACCGCGAGGTGATCGACCTCGTCGCTGACCTCGAGGCGACGGCCGTCGTCGTCACCCGGTCGGGGCTGGGCACGCTGAACCACACCGCGCTCTCGATCGAGGCCTTAGAGCGCCGCGGCGTCGACATCGCGGGGATCGTCTGCAACGAGTACGCCGGTGCGACGGTCGCCGAGCGGACGAATCCCGCCGAACTCGAGCGCATGACCGGCTACAGTGTCGAGACGGTGCCGCCGCTCGACGGCGAGTCGCCGGCGGCGTTGGCCGCCGGTGTCAGTGACGCGCTCTCTACGTCGTTCCTCGAGGGACTCTCGAGTGCGGGCGACTGA
- a CDS encoding replication factor C large subunit produces MDWTEKYRPTTLSEVRGNNKARDKLEEWAETWDGHRDAVIVHGSPGVGKTSAAHALAGDMGWPVMELNASDSRGADVIERIAGEASKSGTLTGGEAGRRLVILDEADNFHGNADYGGSAEVTRVVKDANQPIVLVANEFYDMSQSLRNSCETIEFRDVSKRSIVPVLRDICRREDVEFEEEALEKIAEDTSGDLRSAVNDLQAVAEEAERLTVEDVVTGQRDTTEGIFDFLDALIKEEDAEGALRASYDVDENPDEMLNWIEDNVPKDYAGGELADAYEFLANADRWLGRVRATQDYSYWRYATDNMTAGVAASRREPKGGWTRYGPPSYWSKLGRTKGTRNTRDAIAERIAEREGTSVATARREILPFLSAMTHHCKNRDLTVRMAAVYELDEKEVSFVTGSGKDTNKVESIVEEAEELRTEETVEHSGSAFFDAGDGAENANDGDEPDATDSSGDDGQETLAAAGSTDDATTAESEPDTDDAEPDDDQSGLSDFM; encoded by the coding sequence ATGGATTGGACGGAGAAGTACCGCCCGACGACGCTGTCGGAGGTACGCGGAAACAACAAGGCCCGCGACAAACTCGAGGAGTGGGCCGAGACGTGGGACGGCCACCGGGACGCGGTGATCGTCCACGGGAGTCCGGGCGTGGGGAAGACCTCCGCGGCCCACGCGCTGGCCGGCGACATGGGGTGGCCGGTGATGGAGCTCAACGCCAGCGACAGCCGGGGGGCCGACGTCATCGAGCGCATCGCTGGCGAGGCCTCGAAGAGCGGCACGCTCACGGGCGGTGAGGCCGGCCGGCGACTGGTGATCTTAGACGAGGCGGACAACTTCCACGGCAACGCCGACTACGGCGGCTCGGCCGAGGTCACGCGGGTCGTCAAGGACGCCAACCAGCCGATCGTCCTCGTGGCCAACGAGTTCTACGACATGAGTCAGTCGCTGCGCAACAGCTGCGAGACCATCGAATTTCGCGACGTCTCGAAGCGCTCGATCGTCCCCGTGTTGCGCGATATCTGCCGGCGCGAGGACGTCGAGTTCGAGGAGGAGGCCTTGGAGAAGATCGCCGAGGACACCAGCGGCGACCTGCGGTCGGCGGTCAACGACCTGCAGGCGGTCGCCGAGGAGGCCGAGCGACTGACCGTCGAAGACGTCGTCACCGGCCAGCGCGACACCACGGAGGGGATCTTCGACTTCCTCGACGCGCTCATCAAGGAGGAAGACGCCGAGGGCGCCCTTCGCGCGTCGTACGATGTCGATGAGAACCCCGACGAGATGCTGAACTGGATCGAGGACAACGTTCCCAAGGACTACGCGGGCGGCGAACTCGCGGACGCCTACGAATTCCTCGCAAACGCCGACCGCTGGCTGGGCCGCGTACGGGCGACCCAGGACTACTCCTACTGGCGCTACGCGACCGACAACATGACCGCCGGGGTCGCCGCCTCCCGCCGCGAGCCCAAAGGCGGCTGGACCCGCTACGGGCCGCCGAGCTACTGGTCGAAACTCGGCCGGACCAAGGGCACCCGGAACACCCGCGACGCCATCGCGGAGCGCATCGCAGAACGTGAGGGCACCAGCGTCGCGACCGCCCGGCGGGAGATCCTCCCGTTCCTCTCAGCGATGACCCACCACTGCAAGAACCGCGATCTGACGGTCCGAATGGCCGCGGTGTACGAACTCGACGAGAAGGAAGTCTCGTTCGTCACCGGCAGCGGGAAGGACACCAACAAGGTCGAGTCCATCGTCGAGGAAGCCGAAGAGCTGCGAACCGAGGAGACCGTCGAACACTCCGGAAGTGCCTTCTTCGACGCCGGAGACGGGGCGGAGAACGCGAACGACGGCGACGAGCCCGACGCCACGGACTCGAGCGGCGACGACGGTCAGGAGACCCTCGCGGCGGCCGGCTCTACCGACGACGCGACGACCGCCGAGTCGGAGCCGGACACCGATGACGCCGAACCCGACGACGATCAGTCGGGGCTCAGCGACTTTATGTAA